From ANME-2 cluster archaeon, a single genomic window includes:
- a CDS encoding 4Fe-4S binding protein, giving the protein MIISTECVGCGQCVVFCPSEAISVYGRASISDKCTRCGICMPYCPLGAIKEDEL; this is encoded by the coding sequence ATGATAATCAGTACAGAATGTGTAGGATGCGGCCAGTGTGTAGTATTCTGTCCCAGCGAAGCCATCTCTGTTTATGGCAGGGCAAGTATCAGTGACAAATGTACCAGGTGCGGTATCTGTATGCCATATTGCCCGTTGGGTGCCATTAAGGAGGATGAGCTATGA
- a CDS encoding YfcE family phosphodiesterase: protein MRSMKLIILSDTHIKSGQSLIELLPDELVIIIKNSDIIIHAGDFESLECYHELSGLGSLVAVHGDTDVPELMELLPERVTIEVEGVNIGIVHKGQLTSDHVDGLSYLAKEMDVDVLVFGHFHHPIIEQTDVLLLSPGSAIVPGISEPSAIQLEIFGKQVKGRVIRCTGDVCSYFEYSKH from the coding sequence ATGCGATCTATGAAACTCATTATTCTATCAGATACCCATATTAAATCCGGGCAGTCGCTGATCGAGCTCCTTCCGGACGAACTGGTCATCATTATCAAAAACAGTGATATCATTATCCATGCAGGGGATTTTGAGTCGCTGGAATGTTATCATGAACTCTCAGGTCTGGGAAGTCTTGTGGCAGTCCATGGAGATACCGATGTACCGGAATTGATGGAACTCCTTCCCGAGAGAGTGACAATAGAGGTGGAAGGTGTCAACATAGGGATTGTCCACAAAGGACAATTGACTTCAGACCATGTGGACGGGCTAAGTTATCTGGCAAAGGAGATGGATGTGGATGTCCTGGTATTCGGACATTTCCACCACCCGATCATTGAACAGACCGATGTGTTGCTGCTCTCACCAGGTAGTGCGATCGTCCCGGGAATTTCTGAACCAAGTGCTATACAACTTGAAATATTTGGAAAACAGGTCAAAGGCAGGGTAATTAGATGTACCGGGGATGTATGCAGTTATTTTGAATACTCGAAACATTGA
- a CDS encoding type II/IV secretion system ATPase subunit gives MMRPNKLNPDTIFRFFSKKKAENRLCMYKIRLTDSQKSLIIDCKGCTTGNSGLDDQVCRKNIFQIMIREPMVDRLVLSHLYDRDYEGASLGLLYLLAGFIDNLGVFSGVEVPAACGNCLSERQEFISGVLGTGLHDPIEAYSRLAAKVDSGASCQKSDPEQGQVCTDDYIRMLTSMRECTRGLGERMDATLSPEEYYTRVIKPYTRPKFSTSRIYTEPPDNAVFLEGYDVQRSGGRAMEVSLYSLSDRPESLYFLIPPEYNLRPEELGLLESVRSRLMRHRPDDLNFADPVNSREYFRRRSQQILSEEAALKDMKLRPDQITVFADILAKYTTGLGILEDVLSDSRITDVYVNAPVDTNPVHVVIEGEECSSNIYLSQDDVDTMISRFRALSGRPFGEANPILDMDLAEYRTRVSCIGNPLSSGGLAYAFRKHAQTPWTLPRLINEGSMTPLAAGLLSFLVDGHSSILIAGGVGAGKTSLLSALLLEVPQKYRILTIEDTPELPLRDLQRLGWKVQGMNTRSAIAGSESEIAPDTALRAALRLGNSTLAIGEVRGPETRMLYEAMQVGTAGNSVLGTIHGSSTQTVYERIVGALGVPEQSFRATDAVVVCSNIRISGSMRKKKRLVQVSEVTSGNWDGTSTFFNDLMMFDAGNDRIEPTDLLDMGQSELIGRIADRWGVSIDEVLLNIKMRAQIKGMIAEAGRTRPELVEADRVGQANNMFWLLMNELQDGDGGVDLGEVYRRWCGWYEGILQQG, from the coding sequence ATGATGAGACCAAATAAATTGAATCCTGACACCATATTCAGATTCTTCTCAAAGAAAAAAGCAGAAAACAGACTTTGCATGTACAAGATCCGTCTCACAGATAGCCAGAAATCCTTAATTATAGATTGCAAGGGATGCACTACCGGTAATTCAGGGCTGGATGACCAGGTCTGCCGAAAAAACATCTTCCAGATAATGATCAGGGAGCCCATGGTGGACAGGCTGGTACTGTCCCACCTGTACGACAGGGATTATGAAGGAGCGAGTCTTGGGCTACTCTATCTCCTGGCAGGATTCATTGACAACCTGGGGGTGTTTTCTGGTGTCGAAGTACCTGCTGCATGTGGAAATTGTCTTTCGGAGCGGCAGGAGTTCATTTCAGGTGTACTGGGGACGGGGTTGCATGACCCGATCGAGGCATATTCCAGACTAGCAGCGAAGGTGGACTCAGGTGCATCCTGCCAAAAGAGCGACCCTGAACAGGGACAGGTATGTACGGATGATTATATCCGGATGCTTACCAGTATGAGGGAATGTACCCGCGGCTTGGGAGAGCGTATGGATGCTACCCTGTCGCCGGAGGAATATTACACCAGGGTCATCAAACCCTATACCAGGCCAAAGTTCTCCACATCCCGCATCTATACCGAGCCTCCTGATAACGCTGTGTTCCTTGAGGGATATGATGTGCAAAGGAGCGGCGGACGGGCTATGGAGGTTTCCCTGTACAGCCTGTCTGACCGGCCCGAGAGCCTGTACTTCCTGATCCCTCCCGAATATAACCTGCGTCCGGAGGAACTGGGATTGCTCGAATCGGTACGCTCGCGCCTGATGCGGCACCGCCCCGATGACCTCAATTTTGCCGACCCCGTGAACAGCAGGGAGTATTTCAGGCGGCGCAGCCAGCAAATCCTGTCAGAGGAAGCTGCCCTCAAGGATATGAAACTCAGACCGGACCAGATAACGGTGTTCGCTGATATCCTGGCGAAATATACGACGGGCCTGGGTATCCTGGAAGATGTGTTATCCGATTCGCGGATCACTGACGTATACGTAAACGCGCCTGTGGATACCAATCCGGTCCATGTGGTCATCGAGGGGGAGGAGTGTTCCAGTAATATCTACCTGTCCCAGGATGATGTGGATACCATGATATCACGGTTCAGGGCATTGAGCGGCCGTCCCTTCGGAGAGGCGAATCCTATCCTTGATATGGACCTGGCCGAGTACAGAACAAGGGTTTCGTGTATCGGCAATCCCTTGAGCTCAGGCGGGCTGGCGTATGCGTTTCGCAAACATGCCCAAACACCCTGGACCCTGCCCAGGCTCATAAACGAGGGGTCCATGACGCCGCTGGCAGCCGGACTGCTGAGTTTCCTTGTGGACGGGCATTCATCCATCCTGATAGCGGGCGGCGTGGGTGCTGGCAAGACCTCGCTGCTGTCGGCCCTGTTGCTGGAGGTGCCGCAGAAGTATCGCATCCTTACCATTGAGGATACGCCCGAGCTGCCGCTGAGGGACCTGCAGCGTCTTGGCTGGAAGGTGCAGGGTATGAACACCCGCTCTGCCATTGCGGGCTCTGAATCTGAGATAGCGCCCGATACTGCACTGAGGGCGGCGCTGCGCCTGGGTAATTCCACGCTGGCCATCGGCGAGGTAAGGGGTCCCGAGACCAGGATGCTGTACGAGGCCATGCAGGTGGGCACTGCCGGGAATTCGGTGCTGGGTACGATCCACGGTTCGTCCACCCAGACCGTGTACGAGCGCATTGTAGGGGCGCTTGGCGTGCCCGAGCAGTCGTTCAGGGCCACGGATGCGGTGGTGGTATGCTCCAATATCAGGATAAGCGGGAGTATGCGGAAGAAGAAGCGGCTGGTGCAGGTTTCAGAGGTTACTTCGGGCAACTGGGATGGTACGAGCACGTTCTTCAATGACCTGATGATGTTCGATGCGGGTAATGACAGGATCGAGCCTACTGACCTGCTGGATATGGGGCAGTCTGAACTGATCGGCAGGATCGCGGACAGGTGGGGTGTGAGTATTGATGAGGTGCTCCTGAATATCAAGATGCGGGCACAGATAAAAGGGATGATCGCCGAAGCTGGCAGGACCAGGCCCGAACTGGTAGAGGCTGACAGGGTGGGGCAGGCGAATAATATGTTCTGGCTGCTGATGAATGAACTGCAGGATGGGGATGGGGGCGTTGATCTGGGTGAGGTGTACAGGCGGTGGTGTGGGTGGTATGAGGGGATTTTGCAGCAAGGGTGA
- a CDS encoding methyltransferase domain-containing protein has translation MTDTYSKKVAVEQFGRRSNAYAACGTLMDQADLDTVVELLDLKGTETVLDVATGTGYLAMALSPHVNKVIGIDITPRMLELAVQATRERGLENIDNMVGDVEHLPFCGPRFDVVSARFSFHHFPEPRESLLEMTRVLRTGGRLVIEDMVSSEDAMKSEYQNTMENLRDPSHIRHYRASELEQMMQDAGLEVVGRAGEGSVFDLDHWLGMADPPAGNVERIREMMRDSMQGDLSGLNVRIEEGRVVFTYATGIVVGMKYQSV, from the coding sequence ATGACCGATACATACTCAAAGAAGGTTGCTGTGGAACAGTTCGGCAGGCGGTCGAATGCCTATGCAGCCTGCGGTACCCTGATGGACCAGGCTGACCTTGACACAGTGGTGGAACTGCTGGACCTTAAGGGAACTGAGACTGTGCTGGACGTGGCTACAGGCACGGGTTACCTGGCAATGGCCCTGTCGCCCCACGTGAATAAGGTCATAGGTATTGATATCACACCCAGGATGCTGGAGCTGGCTGTGCAGGCCACCAGGGAGAGAGGGTTGGAGAATATCGATAATATGGTGGGGGATGTAGAGCACCTGCCTTTTTGTGGGCCCCGGTTCGATGTTGTGTCGGCCAGGTTCTCATTCCATCATTTCCCGGAGCCACGGGAATCATTGTTAGAAATGACCAGGGTATTGCGAACGGGTGGCAGGCTGGTTATTGAGGATATGGTCTCGTCTGAGGATGCCATGAAAAGTGAGTACCAGAATACCATGGAGAACCTGAGGGACCCTTCACATATCAGGCATTACCGTGCATCTGAACTTGAGCAGATGATGCAGGATGCGGGGCTGGAGGTTGTGGGCAGGGCCGGAGAGGGTTCGGTTTTTGACCTTGACCACTGGCTCGGGATGGCTGACCCACCAGCCGGAAATGTGGAGAGGATACGGGAAATGATGAGGGATTCGATGCAGGGGGACCTGTCAGGGTTGAATGTGAGGATTGAGGAGGGACGGGTGGTGTTTACCTATGCTACGGGGATAGTGGTGGGGATGAAATACCAATCAGTTTGA
- a CDS encoding DUF2099 family protein encodes MPHIMEILGKTRVVVKDGKVVEVGEPQVKWCPLWNKVSGIEDITTETARHNMEQRIREFGMFTPQRRLDLGVFASFGISEILMTALRRGCIDSTVTVCDGAGTVVTSAPDLVQGMSAQISGLVETEPIPEVIAAIHRMGGQVLDPETARIDQVAGFLLAAGQGHRKIAVSVVDVVSASRLRAMEDEVGADAILMAAHLTGIGREETKKLVSLVDVVTGCASGNVRELVRPLIQVGTAIPLFGLTEKGKSILIERAKEIESPILVNTMALAVLPEDKQPRPLKD; translated from the coding sequence ATGCCGCACATCATGGAGATACTGGGTAAGACAAGAGTAGTGGTCAAGGACGGCAAAGTAGTGGAAGTGGGCGAGCCCCAGGTCAAGTGGTGTCCCCTCTGGAACAAAGTCTCGGGGATTGAAGATATTACAACCGAAACGGCCAGGCATAATATGGAGCAGCGCATCCGGGAATTCGGCATGTTCACCCCGCAGCGCAGGCTTGACCTGGGCGTGTTCGCCAGTTTTGGCATCTCAGAGATACTGATGACCGCGCTGCGCAGAGGTTGTATCGATTCCACGGTAACGGTATGTGACGGGGCAGGTACCGTGGTCACGTCCGCTCCCGACCTGGTGCAAGGTATGAGCGCCCAGATATCCGGGCTGGTCGAGACCGAACCAATTCCGGAAGTGATAGCTGCTATACACCGGATGGGGGGGCAGGTACTGGACCCCGAAACCGCCAGGATCGACCAGGTTGCCGGATTCCTGTTAGCTGCCGGGCAGGGCCACAGGAAGATTGCCGTTTCTGTGGTGGATGTGGTATCTGCATCCCGGTTGCGGGCCATGGAAGATGAGGTGGGGGCAGACGCGATATTGATGGCAGCCCACCTGACTGGAATAGGGCGGGAGGAGACCAAAAAACTGGTATCATTGGTGGATGTGGTCACGGGTTGCGCTTCAGGGAACGTGAGAGAACTGGTAAGACCGCTCATACAGGTAGGTACTGCCATTCCCCTGTTCGGGTTAACTGAAAAGGGTAAGTCTATTCTCATCGAGCGGGCAAAAGAGATAGAATCACCAATACTGGTAAATACTATGGCTCTGGCGGTCCTACCTGAAGACAAACAACCCAGACCATTAAAAGATTGA
- a CDS encoding MBL fold metallo-hydrolase — MIFRQLNPHSCKTYLIGPKDSDNVVLIDPVLEHLEEYLELLRKEKFRLTYVIDTHTHADHISGCSALKDLTDCEYVMHPRAPAHCVGLRVTDSFEWHIDGLPVKVMHTPGHTVDSLCLILPDRIMTGDTLFLDDGGAGRDDLPGGDPGAHWESLKRIMELPDHLIVYPAHDYRDRPPSSLGNQKITNPHLQPRSKQEFVKYLEDLKLGSAEWMKDVLSANYACARDPKAAWVPVDVPACEVKGTLEHGVNDIQVAGLPAAELKWRLDAGNAPLLLDVREEKELSAELGHLPGITHIPIGSLAKRLSELEEDKDKEIVTVCRSGGRSHTAAQILMQAGFKHIYNLDGGMAGWNKLGYSTEK, encoded by the coding sequence ATGATTTTTCGTCAGTTGAACCCGCATTCATGCAAAACATATCTTATAGGCCCGAAAGACTCGGACAACGTGGTCCTTATCGACCCCGTACTGGAACATCTGGAAGAATACCTCGAGCTGCTCAGGAAAGAGAAATTCAGGCTCACCTATGTTATTGATACACATACCCACGCCGACCATATTTCGGGTTGTTCTGCCCTGAAAGACCTCACCGACTGTGAATATGTGATGCATCCCCGTGCACCGGCCCATTGCGTCGGTCTGCGTGTCACCGATAGCTTTGAATGGCATATTGATGGTCTTCCTGTTAAAGTAATGCATACCCCTGGCCATACGGTAGATTCCCTATGCCTGATACTACCGGACCGTATCATGACAGGTGACACCCTTTTCCTGGATGATGGCGGGGCGGGACGCGATGACCTTCCCGGCGGGGACCCCGGGGCGCACTGGGAAAGCCTGAAGCGTATTATGGAACTTCCTGACCATCTCATCGTCTATCCTGCACATGATTACAGAGATCGCCCGCCTTCGAGTCTGGGAAACCAGAAGATCACGAATCCTCATCTCCAACCCAGGTCGAAGCAGGAATTCGTAAAATATCTTGAAGACCTGAAACTCGGTTCGGCTGAATGGATGAAAGATGTCCTGAGTGCGAATTATGCATGTGCTCGCGACCCAAAAGCTGCCTGGGTCCCCGTAGATGTACCTGCCTGTGAAGTAAAAGGTACCCTTGAGCATGGGGTCAATGACATCCAGGTTGCCGGGCTCCCGGCCGCAGAGCTCAAATGGAGATTGGACGCAGGGAATGCTCCCCTCCTCCTTGATGTAAGGGAAGAGAAAGAACTTTCTGCCGAACTGGGCCATTTACCAGGAATAACACATATTCCTATTGGAAGCCTTGCAAAACGTCTTTCTGAACTGGAAGAGGATAAAGATAAAGAGATCGTGACCGTGTGCCGTTCAGGTGGACGTTCCCATACTGCAGCCCAGATACTGATGCAGGCAGGGTTCAAACACATATATAATCTGGATGGCGGAATGGCAGGCTGGAATAAGCTTGGATATTCTACTGAAAAGTAA
- a CDS encoding ArsR family transcriptional regulator, translated as MKLKDVEIIVMNDEEYGDHLNNLFERVKEGKISESEPHKIVSRTTEDIGKILTRERIRLLYIIREKKPESISELARILERKESNVHNDLTFLEGIGLLEIKKGKDHVKKVPVVDYDALHITVPLTA; from the coding sequence ATGAAATTAAAAGACGTTGAAATTATAGTCATGAATGATGAAGAATATGGGGATCATTTGAATAACTTATTTGAAAGAGTCAAGGAAGGCAAGATAAGTGAATCTGAACCTCACAAAATTGTCTCTCGCACAACAGAGGATATTGGAAAAATATTAACCCGTGAAAGGATCCGCTTACTTTATATAATAAGGGAAAAGAAACCAGAATCCATAAGCGAACTTGCAAGGATATTGGAACGGAAAGAGTCAAATGTGCACAATGACCTTACGTTCCTCGAAGGGATTGGCCTACTTGAAATAAAGAAGGGGAAAGATCATGTTAAGAAAGTCCCCGTTGTTGATTACGATGCACTACATATTACTGTGCCTTTGACTGCATAA
- a CDS encoding medium chain dehydrogenase/reductase family protein, giving the protein MRIKILATPVCQDDIAARVGNRPFLPRIPFVPGYSILGVVDATGKGVTNFNVGDRIAALTNLGGYAEFIFLDAEKPVLVPADLDPAEAVLLILNYVVAYQVLHRLAKVKSGDKVLIIGASGGVGTAFLQLGKLASLKMYGLASPDKHNVLAEYGATLIDYHTRDFVEVIRQSEPNGLDFVFNGMGEEYIERGLNVLQRGGAFVHYGGPQSLSRFFLLIAKLIVFYLLPNRKAIKGYGTHRVDSNLLKEDWQELFKLLEEGKIKPIIAKKFPILGAAKANELFESGKVIGNIVLLAPELL; this is encoded by the coding sequence GTGCGTATCAAAATCCTGGCCACTCCTGTATGTCAGGACGACATCGCGGCCCGTGTTGGCAACCGGCCCTTCCTGCCTCGTATACCGTTTGTACCGGGTTACAGCATCCTTGGTGTGGTGGATGCCACCGGCAAAGGAGTCACGAATTTCAACGTGGGTGACCGCATAGCAGCCCTGACGAACCTCGGGGGCTATGCCGAATTCATTTTTTTGGATGCAGAAAAACCTGTTCTCGTTCCTGCAGACCTTGATCCCGCAGAAGCTGTACTGCTCATCCTGAACTATGTGGTCGCTTACCAGGTGCTCCATCGTTTGGCAAAAGTTAAGTCAGGCGATAAGGTACTTATTATAGGCGCGAGCGGTGGTGTTGGAACTGCTTTCCTGCAACTTGGCAAGCTAGCCTCTCTCAAAATGTATGGACTGGCCTCCCCAGACAAACACAATGTACTGGCTGAATACGGGGCGACACTGATCGATTACCATACACGGGATTTTGTAGAAGTAATCCGGCAATCGGAACCCAATGGCCTTGATTTCGTCTTCAATGGGATGGGTGAGGAATACATCGAGCGCGGATTAAATGTGTTGCAGCGTGGCGGCGCGTTCGTGCATTATGGTGGACCGCAGAGTTTGTCGCGCTTTTTTCTTCTTATCGCCAAGCTTATTGTGTTCTATTTGCTGCCGAATAGAAAGGCAATAAAGGGATATGGAACTCATAGAGTTGATAGTAACCTGCTCAAGGAAGATTGGCAGGAACTCTTCAAGCTGCTGGAAGAAGGTAAAATCAAACCCATCATTGCGAAGAAGTTTCCCATTCTGGGAGCCGCAAAAGCCAATGAACTGTTTGAAAGCGGAAAGGTAATCGGCAATATCGTCTTGCTGGCACCGGAACTGTTGTAA
- a CDS encoding GNAT family N-acetyltransferase, producing MDEYILVERLATVEEYQRLRESAGWICQDSRSTEIGLHNSLFSVCVTYRDKVIGHGRVVGDGGIYFSIQDVIVLPEFQGKGIGKRIMNAIMDYLKTNARHNAFIGLMAAKGVSEFYEQFEFKKRPDDSPGMLKIGE from the coding sequence ATGGATGAATATATTCTTGTTGAACGTCTGGCAACTGTCGAGGAATATCAAAGGTTACGCGAATCAGCAGGGTGGATCTGCCAGGACTCCAGATCAACGGAGATTGGCTTGCACAACTCTCTTTTTTCTGTTTGTGTTACGTACAGGGACAAAGTCATTGGGCATGGAAGAGTAGTAGGTGATGGAGGTATTTACTTCTCTATCCAGGATGTTATCGTTCTGCCTGAGTTCCAGGGAAAAGGGATAGGAAAGCGGATCATGAATGCTATCATGGACTATTTGAAAACAAACGCCCGTCACAATGCCTTTATCGGTCTGATGGCAGCAAAGGGAGTTTCAGAATTCTATGAACAATTTGAATTCAAAAAACGACCTGACGATAGTCCGGGGATGTTAAAGATAGGGGAATAG
- a CDS encoding type II toxin-antitoxin system HicA family toxin — protein MPVTWNFLVKRLRKLGFEGPYSGGKHPFMVKNDLVLTIPNPHKSTIGVELLSRILKHAKISREEWLKE, from the coding sequence ATTCCGGTAACATGGAATTTTCTAGTCAAACGTCTTCGAAAATTGGGTTTTGAGGGACCCTATTCTGGTGGTAAACATCCATTCATGGTAAAAAATGACCTGGTATTGACTATTCCCAATCCTCATAAATCTACTATTGGAGTGGAATTATTATCCCGAATTTTAAAACATGCAAAAATATCACGAGAAGAATGGTTGAAAGAATGA
- a CDS encoding NAD(P)/FAD-dependent oxidoreductase, translated as MKALIVGGGLGGLLIGARLVREGHTVEIFERLPVIGGRFINLDYKGYQLTTGALHMIPHGNKGPLATMLRQLDTDVNIVPSSPMGVLRIPDNGGTKDISFYDFSSPLSWTNKLKLTYLTFKSRIVKPTKGSFKDWFSPFINDPWLVKLADAFCGWALSMRSEEVSASETLAIVENMRRYGGPGIPIGGCSAIIDALEQVILSGAGTIHTNRQVDRILIVDGRAVGMETGGETILGDVVISDIGHKETARLYDHPGTNEFREYMRAVESTMPSAGIKICLGAPRPLIGHSGVLFTPYAQRINGINEVTNVDPALAPEGKHLIMSHQALQSDDVQYEIELGLKDLEEIFKGKEYEVLMIQSYRDGWPVNRAESGSCTGNSTPIRGLYIVGDGAKGKGGIEVEGIALGVKNTLTLLNI; from the coding sequence ATGAAAGCCCTGATAGTAGGCGGCGGTTTAGGCGGACTGCTCATCGGAGCACGGCTGGTCAGGGAAGGGCACACGGTAGAAATATTTGAGCGCCTGCCCGTAATCGGCGGACGGTTCATCAACCTGGACTACAAAGGTTACCAGCTGACAACGGGCGCCCTGCACATGATACCCCATGGCAACAAGGGTCCGCTGGCAACCATGCTCAGGCAGCTGGATACTGACGTGAATATTGTTCCTTCGTCACCAATGGGTGTGCTCAGGATACCTGATAATGGCGGTACTAAGGACATATCATTCTATGACTTCTCCAGCCCCCTTTCCTGGACCAACAAGCTGAAATTGACCTACCTCACCTTCAAATCCAGGATCGTAAAACCCACGAAAGGTTCATTTAAAGACTGGTTCTCTCCATTCATAAACGACCCCTGGCTCGTTAAACTGGCGGATGCGTTTTGCGGCTGGGCATTAAGTATGCGCAGTGAGGAGGTGTCTGCAAGTGAGACACTGGCAATTGTCGAGAACATGCGCCGGTATGGCGGTCCCGGGATACCAATAGGGGGATGCAGTGCCATCATTGACGCCCTGGAGCAGGTCATACTTTCTGGCGCTGGTACTATCCATACCAACCGGCAGGTGGACAGGATATTGATAGTGGACGGCAGGGCTGTGGGCATGGAAACGGGCGGCGAGACCATTCTCGGGGATGTGGTCATCAGTGATATCGGGCATAAGGAAACAGCCCGGTTATATGACCACCCCGGCACCAATGAGTTCAGGGAATACATGCGAGCAGTGGAATCAACCATGCCATCTGCAGGTATCAAGATCTGCCTCGGGGCACCCAGGCCGCTGATAGGGCATAGCGGTGTATTGTTCACACCCTATGCTCAAAGGATAAATGGCATCAACGAGGTCACCAATGTTGACCCGGCCCTGGCTCCGGAGGGAAAACATCTCATCATGTCACACCAGGCGCTGCAATCCGATGATGTCCAGTATGAGATCGAATTGGGGCTCAAGGACCTTGAGGAGATATTCAAGGGCAAGGAATACGAGGTATTGATGATCCAGAGCTACCGGGACGGATGGCCCGTGAACCGGGCGGAATCAGGTTCATGCACTGGCAACTCCACACCTATAAGAGGACTGTACATTGTGGGGGATGGCGCTAAGGGCAAAGGCGGTATCGAGGTTGAGGGTATCGCTCTGGGAGTCAAGAACACCCTGACACTGCTCAATATCTAA
- a CDS encoding putative toxin-antitoxin system toxin component, PIN family: MRLVIDTNIIISSLISNSTRRYILINSNIEFITPEYSLTEISNHSDIIKKKSKLTSKDIQYVMDTLFSRITIYPKDEYSDYYGQAKDIMKDIDPDDTPFLALALKTKVDGIWSEDKGFQLQNIVKIYTTKELIEFI; this comes from the coding sequence ATGAGACTGGTAATAGATACCAATATTATTATATCCTCCCTCATATCTAACTCCACCCGGCGATATATTTTAATAAATTCAAATATCGAATTTATAACACCTGAATACAGTCTTACTGAAATCTCAAATCATTCCGATATTATAAAAAAGAAGTCAAAACTCACATCTAAGGATATCCAGTATGTTATGGATACATTATTTTCACGAATCACAATCTATCCAAAAGACGAATATTCTGATTACTATGGACAAGCTAAGGATATCATGAAAGATATCGATCCAGATGATACACCCTTCCTGGCACTTGCGTTGAAAACTAAGGTTGACGGGATATGGAGCGAAGATAAAGGATTTCAGCTACAGAACATTGTAAAAATATACACGACAAAAGAACTTATAGAGTTTATTTAA
- a CDS encoding type II toxin-antitoxin system HicB family antitoxin, protein MLIQYIQAALEHANYEIIDDEEPYYGEVSELQGVWASGNTLEECRKNLEEVIDEWIIIRLKKGLTIPPIGNFNFETIGEIAVA, encoded by the coding sequence ATGTTGATTCAATATATTCAGGCAGCTCTTGAACATGCCAATTATGAAATAATAGATGATGAAGAACCATATTATGGTGAAGTGTCTGAACTTCAAGGTGTATGGGCAAGCGGAAATACTCTTGAAGAATGCAGAAAGAATCTAGAAGAAGTAATAGATGAATGGATAATAATAAGATTGAAAAAAGGATTAACCATACCTCCTATTGGAAATTTTAATTTTGAGACAATTGGAGAAATTGCAGTTGCCTAA
- the msrA gene encoding peptide-methionine (S)-S-oxide reductase MsrA encodes MNQVNQTATLGGGCFWCLEAIFDNLRGVEKVISGYSGGSVPAPSYREVCTGNTGHAEVIQITFDPRTISFKELLEVFFTVHDPTTFNRQGPDAGTQYRSVIFYHTSEQHEVAREAIAEFEAKKIWDRPIVTEITPFEAFYPAEEEHQKYFMRNPGNQYCSLVIAPKVAKFRKYSLSRLKT; translated from the coding sequence ATGAATCAGGTAAACCAAACCGCAACACTGGGTGGAGGATGTTTCTGGTGCCTGGAGGCCATCTTCGATAACCTGCGAGGGGTCGAGAAGGTTATATCAGGTTACTCCGGAGGCAGTGTGCCCGCTCCTTCCTATCGCGAAGTATGCACCGGGAACACCGGCCACGCAGAGGTCATCCAGATAACATTTGACCCCCGGACCATCTCCTTCAAGGAACTCCTCGAGGTCTTCTTCACCGTCCATGACCCCACAACATTCAATCGCCAGGGTCCTGATGCAGGTACACAGTATCGTTCGGTGATATTCTATCACACGTCGGAACAACATGAGGTTGCCAGAGAGGCAATAGCTGAATTCGAGGCAAAAAAAATCTGGGACAGACCCATAGTAACCGAGATCACCCCCTTTGAAGCATTCTACCCGGCAGAGGAGGAACATCAAAAATACTTTATGCGTAACCCTGGGAACCAGTATTGCAGTTTGGTGATTGCGCCAAAGGTGGCTAAGTTCAGGAAGTACTCTCTATCCAGACTTAAGACATGA